The Micromonospora sp. NBC_00421 genome contains a region encoding:
- a CDS encoding ROK family transcriptional regulator gives MLRNDDGRVTTAGRMLDLLRTRGTLSRVELAELSGLTQARITHVVRRLLDGGLVREVGREQQGRGQPRRLLELEADAWYAIGVQFDRTTTTIVVIDFAGRRVATAGFRGTGTSGPDAAVSTLADQVDDLVHRTGVPRGRVLGVGLVTHGPQDRERGMLLMAHPTPDWLQYPLTSTLSNRLGLPVLLENDATAAATGEQWSGTVPTDTFGLIYLGSGLGGGIVADGNAYRGRASNAVEIGHVGLMGASAPCVCGNRGCAEAEAGPRTVVAQVLARPDLAERLGIKAHEEDTLADFGRVVRGWQAGDPDATTILQQSARWIGRTAVTMVNLFDLDTVVLAGPALISAGPLYQQFIEAELTRHALSRKLSRPRVLLSANVDTAAAIGGALHVLRSVTVEHIARTPA, from the coding sequence ATGCTCCGCAACGACGATGGCCGCGTCACCACGGCCGGGCGAATGCTCGATCTCCTGCGCACCCGCGGCACGCTCAGCCGGGTGGAGCTCGCCGAACTCTCCGGCCTCACGCAGGCCAGGATCACCCATGTGGTCCGCCGCCTGCTCGACGGGGGCCTCGTGCGCGAGGTGGGTCGTGAGCAGCAGGGCCGGGGCCAGCCCCGACGCCTGCTGGAACTGGAGGCCGATGCCTGGTACGCCATCGGCGTCCAGTTCGACCGCACCACGACGACGATCGTCGTGATCGACTTCGCCGGCCGGCGGGTCGCGACCGCAGGCTTCCGCGGCACCGGGACCAGCGGGCCGGATGCGGCCGTCTCCACCCTGGCCGACCAGGTCGACGACCTGGTACACCGCACGGGCGTGCCGCGCGGGCGGGTCCTCGGCGTCGGCCTGGTCACCCACGGGCCTCAGGACCGCGAGCGCGGCATGCTGCTGATGGCCCATCCCACGCCCGACTGGCTCCAGTACCCCCTGACATCGACACTGTCGAACCGGCTCGGTCTACCCGTCCTGCTGGAGAACGACGCGACGGCGGCGGCCACCGGCGAGCAGTGGTCCGGCACGGTGCCGACCGACACGTTCGGGCTCATCTACCTGGGCTCCGGCCTGGGTGGCGGCATCGTGGCGGACGGCAACGCCTACCGCGGTCGCGCCTCGAACGCCGTCGAGATAGGGCACGTGGGGCTCATGGGCGCCAGCGCCCCCTGCGTCTGCGGCAACCGCGGCTGCGCCGAGGCCGAGGCGGGCCCGCGCACGGTCGTCGCGCAGGTGCTCGCCCGCCCCGACCTCGCCGAGCGCCTCGGCATCAAGGCCCACGAGGAAGACACCCTCGCCGACTTCGGGCGCGTCGTGCGCGGCTGGCAGGCGGGCGACCCGGACGCCACGACGATCCTCCAGCAGTCCGCCCGTTGGATCGGTCGCACGGCGGTGACCATGGTAAACCTCTTCGATCTCGACACCGTCGTGCTGGCGGGACCCGCCCTCATCAGCGCCGGCCCGCTCTACCAGCAGTTCATCGAGGCGGAGCTGACCCGCCACGCGCTCAGCCGAAAGCTCAGCCGGCCCCGCGTCCTCCTGTCCGCCAACGTGGACACCGCCGCCGCCATCGGCGGCGCCCTCCACGTCCTGCGCAGCGTCACCGTGGAGCACATCGCCAGGACGCCCGCCTGA
- a CDS encoding extracellular catalytic domain type 1 short-chain-length polyhydroxyalkanoate depolymerase, whose amino-acid sequence MSRQRTANRLRSMIAVGAASIIAVVLGALTLAPPAAAASLQEITNFGTNPSGARMFLYVPTSVKPNPAVVVGVHWCHGTAQDFYGGTSYASLADRYGFIVIYPSAPSTDGCWDVHSTASLSHNGGGDSLGIVSMVNYVQQRYAADPGRIFVTGHSSGGMMTNVLLGAYPDVFRAGSAYAGVPFGCFAGPSSWNSACANGQIIRSAQQWGDVVRAAYPGYSGARPRMQLWHGTNDDTLRFPNFGEEIKQWTNVLGVSQTPTSTEQNQPRSGWVRTRYGNGVEAIQETGQPHNLQILADDTIHFFGLDTPTTPPPTSPPSTAGAIVGTASGRCVDVTNASQANGTAVALWDCNGGSHQRWERTGAGQLRVYGNKCLDAEGGGTSPGTRAIIWDCTGGTNQLWNVNTNGTISGTQSGLCLDAESGGTANGTRVILWTCAGGSNQRWSIR is encoded by the coding sequence ATGAGCCGCCAGCGAACCGCGAACCGGCTCCGTTCCATGATCGCCGTCGGGGCCGCGAGCATCATCGCAGTCGTCCTCGGCGCGCTGACGCTGGCACCGCCCGCAGCTGCCGCCTCGCTCCAGGAGATCACCAACTTCGGCACCAATCCGAGCGGGGCGCGGATGTTCCTGTACGTCCCGACGAGCGTCAAACCCAATCCGGCAGTCGTGGTGGGGGTGCACTGGTGTCACGGCACCGCACAGGACTTCTACGGCGGCACCAGCTACGCATCGCTGGCCGACCGGTACGGCTTCATCGTCATCTATCCGTCGGCCCCCAGCACTGACGGGTGCTGGGACGTCCACTCGACCGCGTCGCTGAGCCACAACGGTGGCGGCGACTCCCTCGGCATCGTGTCGATGGTGAACTATGTCCAACAACGGTACGCCGCGGATCCGGGGCGCATCTTCGTGACGGGTCACTCGTCCGGCGGCATGATGACCAATGTGCTGCTCGGCGCCTACCCGGACGTGTTCCGTGCGGGATCGGCCTACGCCGGCGTGCCGTTCGGGTGTTTCGCCGGCCCCAGTTCGTGGAACAGCGCCTGCGCCAACGGACAGATCATCCGGTCGGCCCAGCAGTGGGGTGACGTCGTGCGGGCCGCATATCCCGGCTACTCCGGCGCCCGGCCACGGATGCAACTGTGGCACGGCACCAACGACGACACCCTGCGCTTCCCCAACTTCGGCGAAGAGATCAAGCAGTGGACCAACGTGCTCGGCGTCAGCCAGACGCCGACATCCACGGAACAGAACCAGCCCCGCTCCGGCTGGGTCCGCACCCGCTACGGCAATGGCGTCGAAGCGATCCAGGAGACCGGCCAACCGCACAACCTGCAAATCCTCGCGGACGACACCATCCACTTCTTCGGTCTTGACACCCCGACCACCCCGCCGCCCACGTCGCCACCCTCGACGGCCGGTGCGATCGTCGGTACCGCCTCCGGCCGCTGCGTGGACGTGACCAACGCCTCCCAGGCGAACGGCACCGCGGTGGCGCTCTGGGACTGCAACGGCGGATCCCACCAGCGATGGGAACGCACCGGCGCGGGACAACTGCGGGTGTACGGCAACAAGTGCCTGGACGCTGAGGGCGGTGGCACGTCCCCCGGCACGAGAGCCATCATCTGGGACTGCACCGGCGGCACCAACCAACTGTGGAACGTCAACACCAACGGCACGATCAGCGGCACCCAGTCCGGCCTGTGCCTGGACGCCGAGTCGGGCGGGACCGCCAACGGCACCCGGGTGATCCTGTGGACCTGCGCCGGCGGGTCGAACCAGCGATGGAGCATCCGCTGA
- a CDS encoding DinB family protein: MPAFPPTFAEQVVAQPAQAQFEAFLDEHRDALNGCLDGLTEEQARRSLVASQTTLLGLVKHVTFVERVWFDEAVTCRSRAELGLPERSEDSFVLDDHDTIATVRQAHREACAAARRATASLGLDDILRGNRRGPLPLRWVYLHVLRELAQHCGHADILREQLLHG; this comes from the coding sequence ATGCCTGCCTTTCCGCCCACCTTCGCCGAACAGGTCGTCGCCCAACCAGCCCAGGCCCAGTTCGAGGCGTTCCTCGACGAGCACCGCGACGCGCTCAACGGCTGCCTGGACGGGCTGACGGAGGAACAGGCACGTCGTTCGCTGGTGGCCTCCCAGACCACGCTGCTGGGCCTGGTGAAGCACGTGACCTTCGTGGAGAGGGTCTGGTTCGACGAGGCCGTCACCTGCCGCTCGCGCGCCGAGCTCGGCCTCCCGGAGCGGTCGGAGGACTCGTTCGTCCTCGACGACCACGACACGATCGCCACCGTCCGGCAGGCCCACCGTGAGGCCTGCGCGGCAGCACGCCGGGCGACGGCGTCGTTGGGCCTCGACGACATCCTGCGCGGGAACCGGCGGGGTCCGCTTCCGCTGCGGTGGGTGTACCTCCACGTGCTACGTGAGCTCGCCCAGCACTGCGGGCACGCAGACATCCTGCGCGAGCAGCTCCTCCACGGGTAG
- a CDS encoding carbohydrate-binding domain-containing protein: MTKKWCFALVAFLAILAPYLLVQPSASAAASTRVMLLGDSITGSNGCWRSLLWQHLQSSGYPNVDFVGTLRNPYCSGTFDVDNEGHGGFLATGIADGNLLPGWLSATRPNVVVMMLGTNDVWSNKGTAAILGAYSKLLAQMRANNPDVKVLVAQILPMAPAGCGNCNANVQSLNAGIPGWAATNSTSRSPVRVVDQYTGFNPAQDTVDGVHPNDTTGIRKIEAKFFPALTPLLGTSTPTSPPPTAPNGFPYCASAASDPDGDGWGWENNRSCVVRGGRADSGTPTPSATAPNGYPYCASAASDPDGDGWGWENNRSCVVRGSQADH, from the coding sequence GTGACGAAAAAGTGGTGTTTCGCCCTCGTCGCCTTCCTGGCGATCCTGGCCCCGTACCTCCTCGTTCAGCCGTCGGCGAGCGCGGCGGCATCCACCCGGGTCATGCTCCTCGGTGACTCGATCACCGGTTCGAACGGCTGTTGGCGGTCGCTGCTCTGGCAACACCTCCAGTCCTCCGGATACCCCAACGTGGACTTTGTCGGAACGTTGCGGAACCCGTACTGCTCCGGCACCTTCGACGTCGACAACGAGGGCCACGGCGGCTTCCTCGCGACAGGAATCGCCGACGGCAATCTCCTTCCCGGGTGGCTGTCCGCCACCAGACCGAACGTCGTCGTGATGATGCTCGGCACCAACGACGTCTGGAGCAACAAGGGAACTGCGGCCATCCTGGGCGCGTACTCGAAGTTGCTGGCGCAGATGCGGGCCAACAACCCGGACGTCAAGGTGCTCGTCGCACAGATCCTGCCGATGGCCCCCGCAGGGTGCGGCAACTGCAACGCCAACGTGCAGAGCTTGAACGCCGGCATTCCCGGGTGGGCCGCGACCAACAGCACCAGCAGGTCCCCCGTCCGGGTGGTGGACCAGTACACCGGCTTCAATCCGGCGCAGGACACCGTCGACGGCGTGCACCCGAACGACACCACCGGCATTCGTAAGATCGAGGCGAAGTTCTTCCCGGCGTTGACCCCGCTGCTGGGAACCTCCACCCCGACCTCCCCGCCGCCGACCGCGCCGAACGGCTTCCCGTACTGCGCCAGCGCCGCCAGCGACCCGGACGGTGACGGCTGGGGCTGGGAGAACAACCGGTCCTGCGTGGTCCGGGGTGGCCGCGCGGACAGCGGCACGCCGACTCCCAGTGCCACCGCGCCGAACGGGTACCCGTACTGCGCCAGCGCCGCCAGCGACCCGGACGGTGACGGCTGGGGCTGGGAGAACAACCGGTCCTGCGTGGTCCGGGGCAGCCAGGCGGATCACTGA
- a CDS encoding cellulose binding domain-containing protein produces the protein MSRKTLRYAALAAITTTLALTMALPGTPVRSAPHQSAAAPIRIMPLGDSITAGPGCWRALLWNQLQTAGYSNIDFVGSASDGGSCNYGFSYDADHEGHGGFSAVGIAGNNQLPPWLSAARPDVVVMHLGTNDLWGGWQSMDTILAAFTKLVGQMRANNPSMKIIVSQIIPHHGCATCPADTITLNNRIPGWAAGLTTAQSPIVVVDQWTGFDAATDTGDGVHPNDSGFRKMANRFHPALARVLGGTPPPTSPPDPTPSATPTPSPSTPPPGNGRCTATYQVVSQWSGGFQGEVSIRNGSTAATSTWTATVSLGSGQQVSQAWNATVTQAGTTVTAQNVSWNGGLTPGGTTSFGFLVSSTGSNPTPVVNCAVS, from the coding sequence ATGTCGCGAAAGACCCTTCGGTACGCGGCGCTCGCCGCGATCACCACGACCCTGGCGCTCACGATGGCGCTCCCCGGCACCCCTGTGCGGTCGGCCCCCCACCAGTCGGCGGCAGCGCCGATCAGGATCATGCCGCTGGGCGACTCGATCACCGCGGGCCCCGGCTGCTGGCGCGCCCTGCTCTGGAACCAGTTGCAGACCGCCGGCTACTCGAACATCGACTTCGTCGGCAGCGCCTCGGATGGCGGAAGCTGCAACTACGGCTTCTCCTACGATGCCGACCACGAGGGCCACGGTGGCTTCTCCGCCGTCGGCATCGCCGGCAACAACCAGCTCCCGCCCTGGTTGAGCGCGGCACGGCCGGATGTGGTCGTGATGCACCTGGGCACGAACGACCTCTGGGGCGGCTGGCAGTCCATGGACACGATCCTCGCCGCGTTCACCAAGCTGGTCGGGCAGATGCGGGCGAACAACCCCAGCATGAAGATCATCGTCTCGCAGATCATCCCGCACCACGGCTGCGCCACCTGCCCCGCCGACACCATCACGCTCAACAACCGGATCCCCGGCTGGGCCGCCGGTCTCACCACCGCCCAGTCGCCCATCGTCGTCGTGGACCAGTGGACCGGCTTCGACGCGGCCACGGACACCGGCGACGGGGTGCACCCGAACGACTCGGGTTTCCGCAAGATGGCCAACCGTTTCCACCCCGCGCTCGCGCGGGTGCTCGGCGGCACCCCACCGCCCACCTCGCCGCCGGACCCGACCCCCTCGGCCACCCCGACCCCGTCACCGTCGACACCCCCGCCCGGCAACGGACGGTGCACGGCGACGTACCAGGTGGTCTCCCAGTGGTCCGGAGGATTCCAGGGCGAGGTGAGCATCCGCAACGGCTCGACGGCGGCCACATCGACGTGGACCGCAACGGTCAGCCTCGGCAGCGGTCAGCAGGTCTCGCAGGCATGGAACGCCACGGTCACGCAGGCCGGCACGACGGTCACCGCACAGAACGTGAGCTGGAACGGCGGCCTGACACCGGGTGGCACGACCAGCTTCGGCTTCCTGGTGTCCTCGACCGGCAGCAACCCGACACCGGTGGTCAACTGCGCGGTCAGCTGA
- a CDS encoding alpha-galactosidase has translation MSSPRTPVPHTAWTALRRDGVAIILAHPATGLPAVLHWGADLGPLEAGDLDALDLATSRQTTPGTLDAAWRLPVVPEEANGWSGRPGLLATRDGRPLYPRWSSQVEHEDSGSVRITATDAVAGLTLRIRVELGAGGLALLQHELINDGAGEVEVAWLEATLPVPKTADHLTAFSGRWTREKSPLTTAMPRGTTTRESRRGRGGHDAPWVTIASIGSPRNRRGEAWAVHLGWSADVRHRTDRVTEHVTLLGVGELVRRGEVRLAPGESYRTPTAYFAWSAAGLDGIADRFHTWTRARPRHPRTPRPLVLNTWEAVYFQHDPARLEQLAHRAAAVGVERFVLDDGWFLGRRDDTAGLGDWQVDPTVWPQGLEPLTDLVHSLSMQFGLWFEPEMVNLDSELARAHPDWLLANPASVPSPTGLSFRTQYVLDLAHPEAWEHVRAQMSALIGGLGIDFIKWDHNRDLVEAVHDGVPGTHAQTLAVYRLIERLKADHPGLEIESCSSGGARADLGILERTDRVWASDSNDPVERQDIQRWTELLLPPELVGAHVGPSPAHSSGRATALSYRMATALQGSAGFEWDIVGCTDEEVDAITAFADLYKELRGLLHTGTVVHPDVCDPALRVRGVVAPDRGEALFTVCTVSSFEEALVERLRLDGLDPERRYSVRLRDEIGAAQWGWATPAWVGKTPVVVPGLVLTEVGLQLPALWPVQALVLHLTAV, from the coding sequence ATGTCGTCTCCACGCACCCCCGTACCGCACACCGCCTGGACAGCACTGCGCCGCGACGGCGTGGCCATCATCCTCGCCCATCCCGCCACCGGCCTGCCCGCCGTCCTGCACTGGGGCGCCGACCTCGGCCCGCTGGAGGCCGGCGACCTCGACGCCCTGGACCTGGCCACCAGCCGGCAGACGACGCCCGGCACGCTGGACGCCGCCTGGCGCCTACCAGTCGTGCCCGAGGAAGCGAACGGCTGGTCCGGCCGACCGGGTCTGCTCGCCACCCGCGACGGCCGTCCCCTCTATCCGCGCTGGTCGTCGCAGGTCGAGCACGAGGATTCCGGGTCCGTGCGCATCACCGCGACCGACGCCGTCGCCGGCCTGACCCTGCGCATCCGGGTGGAACTCGGCGCCGGCGGGCTGGCGCTCCTGCAGCACGAGCTGATCAACGACGGTGCCGGGGAGGTGGAGGTGGCATGGCTGGAGGCGACGCTCCCGGTGCCGAAGACCGCCGACCACCTCACCGCCTTCTCCGGGCGTTGGACCCGGGAGAAGTCGCCGCTCACCACGGCCATGCCCCGGGGGACGACCACCCGCGAGTCGCGCCGCGGCCGTGGGGGGCACGACGCCCCATGGGTGACGATCGCGTCGATCGGGTCACCGCGCAACCGCCGGGGTGAGGCGTGGGCGGTCCACCTCGGTTGGAGTGCCGACGTCCGTCACCGCACCGACCGGGTCACGGAGCATGTCACGCTGCTCGGCGTCGGCGAGCTGGTGCGACGCGGGGAGGTGCGCCTGGCTCCCGGCGAGTCGTACCGCACCCCCACGGCGTACTTCGCGTGGTCCGCCGCGGGTCTCGACGGCATCGCGGACCGCTTTCACACCTGGACACGGGCGCGGCCCCGGCATCCCCGTACCCCCCGGCCGCTCGTGCTCAACACGTGGGAGGCGGTCTACTTCCAGCACGACCCCGCCCGCCTGGAGCAGCTCGCACACCGCGCCGCCGCCGTGGGCGTGGAGCGCTTCGTGCTCGACGACGGCTGGTTTCTCGGCCGCCGCGACGACACCGCAGGGCTGGGCGACTGGCAGGTCGACCCGACGGTGTGGCCGCAGGGCCTCGAACCCCTGACAGACCTCGTCCACTCACTCAGCATGCAGTTCGGGCTGTGGTTCGAGCCCGAAATGGTCAACCTCGACTCGGAGTTGGCCCGCGCGCACCCGGACTGGCTGCTCGCCAACCCGGCGTCGGTTCCGTCGCCCACGGGGCTGTCCTTCCGCACCCAGTACGTGCTCGACCTGGCCCATCCCGAAGCCTGGGAGCATGTGCGGGCGCAGATGTCCGCGCTGATCGGCGGGCTCGGCATCGACTTCATCAAGTGGGACCACAATCGGGACCTGGTCGAAGCGGTGCATGACGGGGTGCCCGGCACGCACGCGCAGACGCTCGCCGTGTACCGGCTGATCGAGCGCCTCAAGGCCGACCACCCGGGCCTCGAAATCGAGTCGTGCTCCTCCGGCGGGGCACGCGCCGACCTCGGCATCCTCGAACGCACCGACCGGGTGTGGGCGTCGGACTCCAACGACCCCGTCGAGCGGCAGGACATCCAACGCTGGACGGAACTCCTGCTGCCACCGGAGCTCGTCGGCGCTCATGTGGGCCCCTCGCCCGCACACTCGTCGGGTCGCGCCACCGCCCTGTCCTACCGCATGGCCACCGCCCTGCAGGGCTCGGCAGGGTTCGAGTGGGACATCGTGGGGTGTACCGACGAGGAGGTCGACGCGATCACCGCGTTCGCCGACCTCTACAAGGAGCTCCGCGGGTTGTTGCACACCGGCACCGTGGTGCACCCGGACGTGTGCGACCCGGCGCTGCGGGTGCGCGGCGTGGTCGCCCCCGACCGGGGCGAGGCGCTGTTCACCGTGTGCACGGTCAGCTCGTTCGAGGAGGCGCTGGTCGAGCGGCTGCGGCTGGACGGTCTGGACCCGGAGCGCCGATACTCGGTGCGCCTCCGCGACGAGATCGGCGCGGCGCAGTGGGGATGGGCGACCCCGGCGTGGGTGGGCAAGACACCGGTCGTCGTCCCGGGCCTGGTGCTCACCGAGGTCGGCCTGCAGCTACCCGCCCTCTGGCCGGTACAGGCGCTCGTGCTGCACCTCACCGCAGTCTGA
- a CDS encoding GntR family transcriptional regulator, translating into MPYAQPLWRQIRDDLRAKIRAGIYPPGSKLPATRLLAAEYETSHMTVRRALDSMIELGELVGRMGIGVFVADTSEQDS; encoded by the coding sequence ATGCCGTACGCCCAGCCGCTCTGGCGTCAGATCAGAGATGATCTCCGCGCGAAGATCCGGGCCGGCATCTACCCGCCGGGAAGCAAGCTTCCCGCCACCCGCCTGCTCGCCGCCGAGTACGAAACCAGTCACATGACGGTACGGCGAGCGCTGGACTCCATGATCGAGCTTGGCGAACTGGTCGGCCGCATGGGCATCGGGGTCTTCGTCGCCGACACCTCCGAGCAGGACTCGTAG
- a CDS encoding alpha/beta hydrolase, with protein sequence MRFTAEQRLDDGVLEREFTLGEIPGILWTPASASVPAPLILLGHPPLGLRRMHPRLVARARHAVADGFAAATIELPGSGERPRWAAAERARADLRRAVEAGEPVSDEIVDALVLPLVDRAVPEWRAALDALLSLPGIGSPVGYSGGVISVGIRLAVVEPRIVAAGLFAGSLVPRTMFEEARRVTIPLHVLLQWDDEGNDRKAALDLFDAFGSREKTLHANMGGHTGVPQFAGEDAARFFARHLR encoded by the coding sequence ATGCGATTCACTGCTGAGCAACGCCTCGACGACGGCGTCCTCGAGCGCGAGTTCACCCTCGGCGAGATCCCCGGCATCCTGTGGACGCCCGCATCCGCATCCGTACCCGCCCCGCTGATCCTGCTCGGCCACCCCCCGCTCGGACTGCGCAGGATGCACCCCCGTCTGGTGGCGCGGGCCCGGCACGCCGTAGCGGACGGCTTCGCCGCGGCCACCATCGAGCTTCCCGGCAGCGGTGAACGGCCCCGGTGGGCCGCCGCCGAGCGGGCCCGCGCCGACCTGCGCCGGGCTGTGGAGGCCGGGGAGCCGGTCAGCGACGAGATCGTCGACGCCCTCGTCCTCCCGCTCGTCGACAGGGCCGTCCCGGAGTGGCGGGCCGCCCTGGACGCCCTCCTGTCACTGCCCGGGATCGGCAGCCCGGTCGGATACTCGGGGGGAGTGATCTCCGTCGGCATCCGGCTCGCGGTGGTCGAGCCGCGCATCGTGGCCGCCGGCCTCTTCGCCGGGAGCCTCGTGCCCCGCACCATGTTCGAGGAAGCCCGACGGGTCACCATCCCGCTGCACGTCCTGCTGCAGTGGGATGACGAGGGGAACGACCGGAAGGCGGCCCTGGACCTCTTCGACGCCTTCGGCTCCCGGGAGAAGACGCTGCACGCCAACATGGGCGGGCACACCGGTGTCCCGCAGTTCGCCGGGGAGGACGCGGCCAGGTTCTTCGCCAGGCATCTGCGCTAG
- a CDS encoding transposase → MAKPYPREFRDDVVRVARDRDPGVTVEQIAKDFGVHPMTLFKWLRQADVDAGVKPGVSGGESAELREARKRIKLLEQEYEVLRRAAAYLSQANLPEKALPARERAGRRRDPRRGDVPGVEDRSPALLPVARSAGG, encoded by the coding sequence GTGGCCAAGCCCTACCCCCGTGAGTTCCGCGATGACGTCGTGCGGGTGGCCCGTGACCGTGACCCGGGCGTGACCGTCGAGCAGATCGCGAAGGACTTCGGAGTCCACCCGATGACGCTGTTCAAGTGGCTGCGCCAGGCTGACGTTGACGCGGGAGTCAAGCCGGGTGTCAGTGGCGGCGAGTCAGCCGAGCTGCGCGAGGCCCGCAAGCGGATCAAGCTCCTCGAACAGGAGTACGAGGTCCTGCGTCGGGCCGCGGCCTATCTGTCGCAGGCGAACCTGCCGGAAAAGGCTCTACCCGCTCGTGAGCGAGCTGGCCGCCGACGGGATCCCCGTCGCGGTGACGTGCCGGGTGTTGAAGATCGCTCGCCAGCCTTATTGCCGGTGGCTCGCTCGGCCGGTGGGTGA
- a CDS encoding helix-turn-helix domain-containing protein, whose product MVDGGSSVPRRHLGRVLGQLRVEAGMTVDGAAEALQFSRRKLWQIEAGRSAVSRSDVRVMCGRYAARPELTGVLVALAGETRARGWWHAYGDPLPRWCEPYVSLAGDACRLREHADGMIPVLLQTRDYATAVCRQRPDLTVGDRDRLVEVRLRRQGVLRRRLPAAPRLEVVLAEGVLLRAVSDPAVMVAQLRHLVEASRLPQVSLRVVPLAVGVHRALLAGPFLLLDFPPVNRVEPDPPVVYRELLTGALYLDRVSEVAAYEEAWAGLDAVALDHDESRRLIEKISAEVHQPDV is encoded by the coding sequence ATGGTTGACGGCGGGTCGTCGGTGCCGCGTCGGCACCTCGGGCGGGTGCTGGGGCAGTTGCGGGTCGAGGCGGGGATGACGGTGGACGGCGCGGCGGAGGCGTTGCAGTTCAGCCGGCGGAAGTTGTGGCAGATCGAGGCGGGCCGGTCCGCCGTGAGCCGTAGTGACGTGCGGGTGATGTGCGGGCGTTACGCCGCGCGGCCCGAGTTGACCGGCGTGTTGGTCGCCCTGGCCGGGGAGACGCGGGCGAGGGGTTGGTGGCATGCCTATGGGGATCCGCTGCCCCGCTGGTGCGAGCCGTACGTCAGCCTGGCCGGCGACGCCTGTCGGCTTCGCGAGCACGCCGACGGGATGATTCCCGTGCTGTTGCAGACCCGCGACTATGCGACGGCCGTGTGTCGGCAACGGCCGGATCTCACGGTGGGGGACCGGGACCGCCTGGTCGAGGTGCGGTTGCGGCGGCAGGGTGTGTTGCGGCGGCGGCTGCCGGCGGCACCCCGGTTGGAGGTGGTGCTCGCTGAGGGCGTGCTGCTGCGTGCCGTCAGCGACCCGGCGGTGATGGTCGCGCAGTTGCGGCACCTGGTCGAGGCGAGCCGGTTGCCGCAGGTGTCGCTGCGGGTGGTGCCGCTCGCCGTCGGGGTGCACCGGGCCCTTCTCGCGGGCCCGTTCCTGCTGCTCGACTTTCCGCCGGTCAACCGGGTCGAACCGGACCCGCCGGTGGTCTACCGGGAGTTGTTGACCGGGGCGCTGTATCTCGACCGGGTGTCGGAGGTGGCCGCGTATGAGGAGGCCTGGGCCGGTCTGGACGCGGTGGCCCTGGACCACGACGAGTCCCGCCGGCTGATCGAGAAGATCAGCGCCGAGGTCCACCAACCGGATGTCTGA
- a CDS encoding class I SAM-dependent methyltransferase — MKEDMMDDPTTLTNKIAWETASQEHVREYDDLLAQAATGDSLLDIERDLLRDVLAHAPEVIHLQSGHGLDDPALVYAGARSVVGVDYSEVAVDAAQRRADELGVACRYIAATVPQHVPLPDASADLVYTGKGALIWMPDLDAWANEVVRLLRPAGHLFVYEAHPAVPLWTWDTDQPRIRPDRSYFATSHVNDTFPGNGAVEWQWNLGQVITALVAAGMEVLHVGEYAEPFWRAGGVTAAAWDGRLPNSFSLLARRRASPPRLSTSTHLT; from the coding sequence GTGAAGGAGGACATGATGGACGATCCGACGACGCTGACGAACAAGATCGCCTGGGAGACGGCGTCACAGGAGCATGTACGCGAGTACGACGATCTGTTGGCCCAAGCAGCGACCGGTGACTCGCTCCTCGACATCGAGCGCGACCTGCTGCGGGATGTCCTGGCCCATGCGCCCGAGGTGATCCATCTTCAGAGCGGCCACGGCCTGGACGACCCCGCGCTCGTGTACGCCGGGGCCAGATCCGTGGTCGGCGTCGACTACAGCGAAGTCGCCGTCGATGCGGCGCAGCGGCGAGCCGACGAACTCGGCGTGGCATGCCGGTACATCGCCGCCACAGTGCCACAGCACGTACCCTTGCCGGACGCCAGCGCCGACCTGGTCTACACCGGGAAGGGCGCGCTGATCTGGATGCCCGACCTGGACGCGTGGGCCAACGAGGTGGTCAGGCTGCTACGACCCGCCGGGCACCTGTTCGTCTACGAGGCACATCCGGCAGTACCGCTGTGGACGTGGGACACCGACCAGCCCCGGATCCGCCCCGACCGCAGCTACTTCGCCACCAGCCACGTCAACGACACCTTCCCCGGCAACGGCGCGGTCGAGTGGCAGTGGAACCTCGGTCAGGTCATCACCGCGTTGGTGGCCGCCGGCATGGAGGTCCTGCACGTCGGTGAGTATGCCGAGCCGTTCTGGCGGGCGGGCGGTGTCACCGCCGCCGCATGGGACGGCCGACTGCCGAACTCCTTCTCCCTCCTCGCTCGCCGGCGAGCGTCACCGCCTCGACTCTCCACATCGACCCACTTGACTTAA